From the Oryza glaberrima chromosome 5, OglaRS2, whole genome shotgun sequence genome, one window contains:
- the LOC127774704 gene encoding oleosin G-like produces MADRQQQHAHGEGRTAAQRLGYAPAASADSPSTTLLRRVQTHAPNSTQVVGFLTLAVSGAVLLLLTGLTLTGAVVALIFLGPIALLTSPIWVPVAVALFVLAAAALSACAFVVVAVAAGTWMYRYFTGRHPVGADRVDYARSRIADTASHVKDYAREYGGYLHSRAKDAAPGA; encoded by the coding sequence ATGGCAgatcggcagcagcagcacgcgcACGGCGAGGGCCGGACGGCGGCGCAGCGCCTCGGGTACGcgcccgcggcgtcggcggactcgccgtcgacgacgctgCTCCGGCGGGTGCAGACGCACGCGCCGAACTCCACCCAGGTGGTCGGCTTCCTCACGCTGGCCGTCtccggcgccgtcctcctgctccTGACCGGGCTCACGCTCACCGGCGCCGTCGTGGCGCTCATCTTCCTGGGGCCGATCGCGCTGCTCACCAGCCCCATCTGggtgcccgtcgccgtcgcgctcttcgtgctcgccgcggccgcgctctCCGCCTgcgccttcgtcgtcgtcgccgtcgccgccggcacgTGGATGTACCGCTACTTCACGGGGAGGCACCCCGTCGGCGCCGACCGGGTGGACTACGCGCGCAGCCGGATCGCCGACACGGCTAGCCACGTCAAGGACTACGCGCGCGAGTACGGCGGCTACCTGCATAGCCGGGCCAAGGATGCCGCGCCCGGCGCGtaa
- the LOC127772609 gene encoding probable 2-oxoglutarate-dependent dioxygenase AOP1, whose amino-acid sequence MGGEAAQLTPARIDFSGVDPAAPGTGRWAEVRAEVMGALTTHGWFDAHYPQLTPELRASLFDAAVRPLFALPVHAKRRNHYGPEKPFHGYLGGLPGLDSYESLAIADGLKPESVRAFADLVLPRGANDDGFCEIVNGAAKRIADLEGMVRRMILEGLGVAEHHEAQGEPFWHLFRMSEYRAPNSDEKVTGYIAHQDTNWLSIVCQNEVNGNEMRTRDGEWVLVKPSPTSLIVNVGNALRAWTNDRLHAPFHRIMVSGHATRYTCMLFSVPNFMIQIPDELVDESHPPRFKTHDNDDFIRFCVSEEGARHEDKLKAFCGL is encoded by the exons atgggcggcgaggcggcacaGCTCACACCGGCCAGGATCGACTTCTCCGGCGTGGACCCGGCGGCACCGGGGAccgggcggtgggcggaggTGCGCGCCGAGGTGATGGGCGCGCTCACCACCCACGGCTGGTTCGACGCGCACTACCCGCAGCTCACGCCGGAGCTCCGCGCCAGCCtgttcgacgccgccgtccggccGCTCTTCGCGCTCCCCGTCCACGCCAAGCGCCGCAACCACTACGGCCCCGAGAAGCCCTTCCACGGCTACCTCGGCGGCCTCCCGGGCCTCGACTCCTACGAGAGCCTCGCCATCGCTGACGGCCTCAAGCCCGAGAGCGTCCGCGCCTTCGCCGACCTCGTGTTGCCCCGCGGCGCCAACGACGACGGCTTCTG TGAGATCGTCAATGGCGCGGCGAAGCGCATCGCGGATCTGGAGGGGATGGTGCGGCGGATGATCCTGGAAGGGCTCGGCGTGGCGGAGCACCACGAGGCGCAGGGCGAGCCCTTCTGGCACCTGTTCCGGATGTCCGAGTACAGGGCGCCCAATTCCGACGAGAAGGTGACCGGGTACATCGCCCATCAGGACACCAACTGGCTCAGCATCGTGTGCCAGAACGAGGTGAATGGGAACGAGATGCGGACCAGGGACGGCGAGTGGGTCCTCGtcaagccgtcgccgacgtcgcTCATCGTCAACGTCGGCAATGCTCTCCGG GCATGGACAAACGACCGTCTGCACGCGCCATTTCACCGGATAATGGTGAGCGGGCATGCCACGAGGTACACCTGCATGCTCTTCTCCGTCCCCAATTTCATGATCCAGATACCTGACGAGCTCGTCGACGAGAGCCACCCTCCCCGTTTCAAGACGCATGACAACGACGATTTCATTCGCTTCTGCGTTTCTGAAGAAGGAGCTCGCCACGAGGATAAACTCAAGGCCTTCTGTGGCTTATAG
- the LOC127772608 gene encoding zinc finger CCCH domain-containing protein 39 codes for MQEALLPPAHPGRFYSDFGPKPFGGGDQRLSSPNLLTNGGDLFYGCYSPFSPTRVLSPPPPPRRAASFSHCSSSSDSVVDDGDGAGAAAAAAAATEHRLHLAHLALQYQEMANRFELCLSHLADAADEAAALRQENAELRVANNDLACRIAKFGGRQSSAIALAGDLRRLRLPKEQTVPALPPPPQSPPAALMNPVAVPEKQAVLPKSISIRSTGYQKLNQGGKHRVSKPVNVGSQRVFVGIDGAEGGEHKVGVKEEPPMGGLEFEVYNQGMFKTELCNKWEETGACPYGDQCQFAHGVAELRPVIRHPRYKTQVCRMVLAGGVCPYGHRCHFRHSITPADRFSFGH; via the exons ATGCAGGAAGCTCTCCTACCTCCGGCTCATCCAGGCCGCTTCTACTCGGACTTTGGCCCCAAGCCGTTCGGCGGCGGAGATCAACGGCTCTCCTCGCCCAACCTGCTGACCAACGGTGGAGATCTCTTCTACGGCTGCTACTCCCCCTTCAGCCCTACCCGcgtgctgtcgccgccgccgccgccgcggcgcgccgcctcgTTCTCCCACTGCTCGTCCTCCTCCGACTCCGTCGTCGACGATGGAGATGGTGCgggggcagcagcagcggcagcggcagcgaccgagcaccgtctccacctcgcCCACCTCGCGCTCCAGTACCAGGAGATGGCCAACCGCTTCGAGCTCTGCCTCTCCCACCTCGCCGATgccgcggacgaggcggccgcgcTCCGTCAAGAGAACGCCGAGCTCCGCGTCGCCAACAACGACCTGGCGTGCCGCATCGCCAAGTTCGGCGGAAGGCAGAGCTCCGCCATCGCCCTCGCCGGtgacctccgccgcctccgcctccccaagGAGCAGACCGTGccagctcttcctcctccgccgcagtcGCCACCGGCCGCACTGATGAATCCCGTCGCCGTGCCCGAGAAGCAGGCTGTTCTTCCGAAGAGCATCTCCATCCGTTCGACCGGATACCAGAAGCTGAACCAGGGTGGCAAGCATCGCGTGTCGAAGCCGGTGAACGTCGGCTCG CAGCGCGTGTTCGTGGGCATTGACGGCGCGGAGGGAGGCGAGCACAAGGTTGGTGTGAAGGAGGAGCCGCCCATGGGTGGGCTGGAGTTCGAGGTGTACAACCAGGGCATGTTCAAGACGGAGCTGTGCAACAAGTGGGAGGAGACCGGGGCCTGCCCCTACGGCGACCAGTGCCAGTTCGCCCACGGCGTCGCGGAGCTCCGCCCCGTCATCCGCCACCCTCGCTACAAGACCCAGGTCTGCCGCatggtgctcgccggcggcgtctgcCCCTACGGCCACCGCTGCCACTTCCGCCACTCCATCACCCCCGCCGACCGCTTCTCCTTCGGCCATTGA
- the LOC127774339 gene encoding uncharacterized protein LOC127774339, with product MEVEAFPIRFTRGIRSHWGRRKYQRLEAANGGGKAIRATQQLGGARRGGGGWGLRLRRLLRVRVRVARAWLSSPARLLARIRDAYVGGMLAVSRKASGMALPNAPEGLWPRRVPRRKQLPAARPGQLTDFEQRLVVEIYKSIVASKELTTMLHHSTAHLPQQHNTTAPASSGQLLVN from the coding sequence atggaggtggaggcgttCCCGATACGGTTCACGAGGGGGATACGGTCGCACTGGGGGAGGCGCAAGTACcagcggctggaggcggcgaacggcggcgggaAGGCGATCAGGGCGACGCAGCAGCtgggcggcgcgcgccgcggcggcggggggtgggggctgcggctgcggcggctgctccgcgtgcgcgtgcgcgtggCGAGGGCGTGGCTGTCGTCCCCGGCGCGGCTGCTGGCGCGGATCCGCGACGCGTACGTGGGCGGCATGCTCGCCGTGTCGAGGAAGGCGTCGGGCATGGCGCTGCCGAACGCGCCCGAGGGGCTGTGGCCCAGGCGCGTGCCGCGCCGGAAGCAGCtcccggcggcgcggccagGGCAGCTCACCGACTTCGAGCAGAGGCTCGTCGTCGAGATATACAAGTCCATCGTCGCCTCCAAGGAGCTCACCACCATGCTCCACCACTCCACCGCGCACCTGCCGCAGCAGCACAACACCACGGCGCCGGCGTCTAGTGGCCAGCTGCTAGTCAATTAG
- the LOC127774300 gene encoding uncharacterized protein LOC127774300, with protein sequence MLVGVPYTHSKKRRRRARQLIPVLFPPPHHHHHPHHKPHRRREAKPPEHFPPARAAPRHATPRHAAPRWSSSTISFSPRASLAAAAALPRGGRETRSRGERASPGCTGIPPPRARGARGVPDARPPPHEGRFMGGRARSILRWLRHHRSRRVSSSSFHLTTTGDDTVKDLHDPRREDAEGDGWEEVHEGPESDPEEYIALVSEDAGTHLPVRT encoded by the coding sequence ATGTTAGTTGGCGTGCCATACACACACAgcaagaaacggcggcgacgtgcTCGCCAGTTAATTCCCGTGCTCTTCCCACccccgcaccaccaccaccacccccatcACAAACCGCACCGGCGCCGCGAAGCCAAACCGCCAGAGCATTtcccccccgcgcgcgccgcgccacgccacgccacgccacgccacgccgcgccacGGTGGTCTAGTAGTACGATCTCCTTCTCCCCGCGCGCCTcgctcgctgccgctgctgccctGCCCCGTGGAGGCCGCGAGACACGCTCCCGCGGCGAGCGGGCGTCCCCAGGCTGCACAGGCATCCCgcccccccgcgcgcgcggcgcgcgcggcgtcccCGATGCTCGACCACCACCGCACGAGGGCCGGTTTATGGGCGGCCGCGCCCGCTCCATCCTACGCTGGCTCCGTCACCACCGCTCCCGCCGtgtctcctcctcttccttccaTCTGACCACCACCGGTGACGACACCGTCAAGGATCTCCACGACCCGCGGCGAGAGGACGCGGAGGGCGACGGGTGGGAGGAGGTCCACGAGGGCCCCGAGTCCGACCCCGAGGAGTACATTGCGTTGGTGTCGGAGGACGCGGGCACGCACCTGCCGGTGCGCACGTAG